In one Deltaproteobacteria bacterium genomic region, the following are encoded:
- a CDS encoding tetratricopeptide repeat protein: MKKDGFLLRFALLLALAAVLSFSGCKKKQPPVPAGEGEPIRLNAVAEIENYKEILRKDPNNLQALIGIGNLYFDTKQDLLAIGNYRKALSMDPTNTNVRTDMAICYRRSGNPGQAVEELKKAISTTPRHAQSRYNLGVILIQDMHDVEGGIKAWEALLENVPDYPYRENLKAEVARMRSMQEAGKQVYK, translated from the coding sequence ATGAAAAAAGACGGGTTTCTCCTCCGGTTCGCGCTCCTGTTGGCTCTTGCTGCGGTCCTTTCGTTTTCCGGGTGCAAGAAGAAGCAGCCGCCCGTCCCGGCGGGGGAGGGGGAGCCGATCCGCCTGAACGCCGTGGCGGAGATCGAGAATTACAAGGAGATCCTGCGGAAGGATCCGAACAACCTGCAGGCGCTGATCGGCATCGGGAATCTCTACTTCGACACGAAGCAGGATCTTCTGGCGATCGGGAACTACCGGAAGGCGCTCTCGATGGACCCCACGAACACGAACGTGCGGACCGACATGGCGATCTGCTACCGCCGCAGCGGGAACCCCGGTCAGGCGGTCGAGGAGCTCAAGAAGGCGATCTCCACCACCCCGCGGCACGCGCAGTCCCGCTATAACCTCGGAGTGATTCTTATCCAGGACATGCACGATGTCGAGGGCGGGATCAAGGCATGGGAAGCGCTGCTCGAAAATGTGCCGGACTACCCGTATCGGGAGAACCTGAAGGCCGAAGTCGCGAGGATGCGCTCGATGCAGGAAGCCGGCAAGCAGGTGTACAAGTAG
- a CDS encoding IclR family transcriptional regulator has product MVRRDKSNYIIQSVAHALDVLEEFRDETEELGVTELSKKLKLHKNNVFRILATLQSRNYIEQNRSNDNYRLGIKCLELGQTFIHQRGLLKQARPILQELAETTGETSYISILRGNEVIYLDAVETSSTVRVVSRVGLHMPLHATAAGKALVSYDSDDELRKRFTGELPRFAKATRTDVDGLIKEVALVRERGYATDLEEFEEGLRCIGAPVRDYTRKVVGAISVSGPAHRLSDEKIAAVVGPELDRAGKALSARLGFRE; this is encoded by the coding sequence ATGGTCCGTCGAGACAAGTCGAACTACATCATCCAGTCGGTCGCCCACGCCCTCGATGTCCTGGAGGAGTTCCGGGACGAAACGGAGGAACTGGGAGTCACGGAACTCAGCAAGAAGCTGAAGCTCCATAAAAACAACGTCTTCCGCATCCTCGCCACGCTCCAGTCGCGGAACTACATCGAGCAGAACCGCTCCAACGACAACTACCGCCTCGGGATCAAGTGCCTCGAACTGGGCCAGACCTTCATCCACCAGCGCGGGCTGCTGAAACAGGCAAGGCCGATTCTGCAGGAGCTTGCCGAGACCACGGGGGAGACGAGCTACATCTCCATCCTTCGGGGGAACGAGGTGATCTACCTCGACGCGGTGGAGACCTCCTCCACGGTCCGCGTCGTCTCCCGCGTCGGGCTGCACATGCCGCTCCACGCCACCGCCGCGGGGAAGGCGTTGGTCTCCTACGACTCCGACGACGAGTTGCGGAAGCGGTTCACCGGCGAACTTCCCCGCTTTGCGAAGGCCACCCGGACCGATGTCGACGGTCTCATCAAGGAGGTTGCGCTCGTCCGGGAGCGGGGATATGCCACCGATCTCGAGGAATTCGAGGAGGGGCTGCGCTGCATCGGCGCCCCCGTGCGCGACTACACCCGCAAGGTGGTCGGCGCGATCAGCGTGTCCGGCCCGGCGCACCGGCTTTCCGACGAGAAGATCGCCGCCGTGGTCGGCCCGGAGCTCGATCGGGCGGGGAAGGCCCTCTCTGCGCGCCTCGGTTTCCGGGAGTAG
- a CDS encoding TetR family transcriptional regulator translates to MARRGPNNGGEKRDRILRAAVKIFSRKGFFNSKVSEIARAAEVADGTIYLYFRNKDDLLISLFEEKMGEVVADVRLRIAAGGNALEKLRIFIENHMDLLERESGLVEVLQVELRQSTKFLKDYTPVKFFEYLEVISDILEEGKREGVLRPDLNVSIVRHAIFGALDELSLTYILSRKPKYHPTVTAAELCRLLLEGLCVPGAAAGKG, encoded by the coding sequence ATGGCGAGGAGGGGACCGAACAACGGTGGAGAGAAGCGGGACCGGATCCTTCGCGCTGCCGTAAAGATCTTCTCCCGGAAAGGGTTCTTCAACTCGAAGGTGTCCGAGATCGCCCGGGCCGCCGAAGTCGCGGACGGCACCATCTACCTCTACTTCAGGAACAAGGACGACCTGCTGATCTCCCTTTTCGAAGAGAAGATGGGGGAGGTGGTGGCGGACGTGCGCCTGCGGATCGCCGCCGGCGGGAACGCCCTCGAAAAGCTGAGGATCTTCATCGAAAACCACATGGATCTCCTGGAGCGCGAGTCCGGTCTCGTCGAGGTCCTCCAGGTGGAGCTGCGGCAGAGCACCAAGTTCCTGAAGGATTACACGCCGGTGAAGTTCTTTGAGTACCTGGAGGTCATCAGCGACATCCTCGAGGAGGGAAAGAGGGAGGGGGTCCTCCGCCCCGACCTGAACGTCAGCATCGTGCGGCACGCCATCTTCGGCGCGCTGGACGAGTTGTCCCTCACGTACATCCTTTCGAGGAAACCGAAGTATCATCCGACCGTGACCGCCGCCGAGCTGTGCCGGCTCCTGCTCGAGGGGCTGTGCGTTCCCGGGGCGGCCGCCGGGAAGGGCTGA